Proteins co-encoded in one Thermodesulfobacteriota bacterium genomic window:
- a CDS encoding RNA-binding protein, translating to MGIKLYIGNLPFSATEDSLKEAFLRFGTVESVTIVTDNETGRSRGFGFLEMA from the coding sequence ATGGGCATTAAGTTGTACATCGGGAATCTTCCGTTTTCCGCAACGGAGGATTCCCTGAAGGAGGCTTTTTTGCGGTTCGGCACGGTGGAATCGGTGACCATCGTCACGGACAACGAGACGGGCCGGAGCAGAGGATTCGGTTTCCTTGAGATGGCGA
- a CDS encoding ABC transporter ATP-binding protein — protein MRLDFLDVSKSYLSARGAVSAVRGVDLSVGDGELFVLLGPSGCGKSTILNLAAGLERPTSGEIRFDGEIVASREGKVFVPPGKRNVAMVFQSYALYPHLNVGENIAFPLRVAGEGREEIERSVARTASMLGIEDLLRSRPSELSGGQRQRVAIARALVRKPRLFLLDEPLSNLDAALRTATRIELRRLQRSLGITTLYVTHDQTEAMTLGDRIALIRGGRVLQAGTPRELYEKPATPFAASFIGPYPMNLLEAGVEEEDGTVFVRIGTARLPLSPDRASGVRAIGSRKILFGIRPEHARAHQDPSGPGLRGTVTAVENLGRESMVTADVGGASIRAVAEEGALKEGDAARIEIPSESIHVFPL, from the coding sequence ATGAGACTCGACTTCCTGGACGTATCGAAGAGCTACCTGTCCGCGCGGGGAGCCGTCTCCGCGGTCCGTGGCGTGGACCTTTCCGTCGGGGACGGCGAGCTGTTCGTCCTTCTCGGCCCGAGCGGCTGCGGGAAATCCACGATCCTCAACCTCGCCGCCGGCCTGGAGCGCCCCACCTCGGGCGAGATCCGGTTCGACGGGGAGATCGTCGCCTCCCGGGAGGGGAAGGTGTTCGTCCCTCCGGGGAAGCGGAACGTGGCGATGGTGTTCCAGAGCTATGCGCTCTACCCTCACCTGAACGTGGGGGAGAATATCGCGTTCCCCTTGCGGGTCGCCGGGGAGGGGCGGGAGGAGATCGAGCGCTCGGTAGCGCGCACCGCTTCCATGCTCGGGATCGAGGACCTGCTCCGGTCCAGGCCGTCGGAGCTCTCCGGCGGGCAGCGGCAGCGGGTGGCCATCGCCAGGGCGCTGGTTCGCAAGCCGCGCCTCTTCCTCCTCGACGAGCCGCTCAGCAACCTGGACGCTGCGCTCCGCACGGCGACGCGGATCGAGCTGCGCCGCCTGCAGCGGTCCCTGGGCATCACCACCCTTTATGTCACGCACGACCAGACGGAGGCGATGACGCTGGGGGACCGGATCGCCCTGATCCGCGGCGGGCGCGTTCTCCAGGCCGGGACGCCGCGGGAGCTTTACGAAAAGCCGGCGACGCCGTTCGCCGCATCCTTCATAGGGCCGTACCCGATGAACCTGCTGGAAGCCGGCGTGGAGGAGGAAGACGGGACCGTTTTCGTCCGGATCGGTACGGCGCGGCTGCCGCTTTCACCGGACAGGGCATCCGGGGTGCGCGCCATCGGCTCGCGGAAGATCCTGTTCGGCATCCGCCCCGAGCACGCACGCGCGCATCAGGATCCGTCGGGTCCGGGCCTTCGCGGAACCGTGACGGCGGTGGAGAATCTCGGCCGGGAGAGCATGGTGACGGCCGACGTAGGGGGCGCCTCCATCCGGGCCGTCGCGGAGGAAGGCGCCTTGAAGGAGGGGGACGCCGCCCGGATCGAGATCCCGTCGGAATCGATCCACGTGTTCCCGCTCTGA